The proteins below come from a single Corylus avellana chromosome ca3, CavTom2PMs-1.0 genomic window:
- the LOC132174210 gene encoding protein FAR-RED IMPAIRED RESPONSE 1-like has protein sequence MVMVGNDEALGPPLGTPIDVDDNEDSDNEDNDNEDSDGPEEIIHGNQRVEEPRVNMMFDSEEEVIAYYKQYAKQVGFGVTRRTSKIGDDGKLRYFTVACVREGKSRSKSSNIVRPKPMEKMGCRAKINAKLTNNGRFTLSTIVLEHTHVVSPSQARYFTCHKILNPCVKRRLEVVDKAGVRPSKNYKALVVQASGYENLPFGEKDCRNYINKVRNELLGEGDAEALRNYFMRMQEKNDSFFYVIDLDEESRLRNVFWVDARSRAAYESFGDVITYDTTYLTNKYKMPFAPFVGVNHHGQYILFGCGLLSNENIDTFVWLFEAWLKCMLGRAPNAIITDQDRAMQAAIARLYNERYQWVPAYVKDTFWVGMSTTQRSESMNAFFDGYVGPSTLLKKFVEDYDNALMRMVENERLADFGSFNKMIPLITFHYIEHQLQVIYTNEKFKEVQEEFRGFMMCLPSPLKCDGAISTYEVEDCIRVNDDFTKQVRYCVYFNDKECEVKCTCRLFEFRGIMCRHALIVLTLIKGVKELPSKYILERWKKGLKRKYTIVKSSYDDLSGNREAQKYEDLCNDFSEAALIASKDNETYMTVKTCVLKLKGELFHNGSKGESILSTPPSHHLPGAYSICNEAIDGRSKKCNKLRNPLVAKSKGRLRSTQRQSVGEKTSQATKEVELNLNEAILPSVAASQHDCIIGTQESIVTQTERWNEQRDNLTFLIPLFHALDCSELVYHSGAGYFVGLMVFWGLCKKGHFSDISAGFAMVILLMLEML, from the exons AATGATGAAGCTCTTGGACCTCCTCTTGGCACTCCAATTG atGTGGATGATAATGAGGATAGTGATAACGAGGACAATGATAATGAGGACAGTGATGGGCCAGAGGAAATTATTCATGGAAATCAAAGGGTTGAAGAACCAAGAGTTAATATGATGTTTGATTCTGAAGAAGAGGTTATAGCATATTATAAGCAATATGCCAAGCAAGTCGGTTTTGGTGTGACAAGAAGAACCTCTAAAATTGGAGATGATGGAAAGTTAAGATATTTCACAGTTGCATGTGTCCGTGAGGGTAAGTCAAGAAGCAAATCATCTAATATTGTTAGGCCAAAACCAATGGAGAAAATGGGGTGCAGGGCGAAGATCAATGCAAAGTTAACTAACAATGGAAGGTTTACATTGTCTACTATCGTGCTTGAACACACTCATGTTGTAAGCCCATCCCAGGCAAGATATTTTACATgccataaaattttaaatcctTGTGTGAAAAGAAGACTTGAAGTAGTGGATAAAGCTGGAGTCCGTCCAAGTAAAAACTACAAAGCTCTTGTTGTTCAAGCCAGTGGATATGAGAATCTtccatttggagagaaagattgTCGAAATTACATTAATAAAGTAAGAAATGAGTTGCTTGGAGAAGGAGATGCTGAAGCATTGCGTAACTATTTCATGAGAATGCAAGAAAAAAATGACAGCTTCTTCTATGTTATAGACCTCGATGAAGAAAGCCGTTTGAGAAACGTGTTTTGGGTAGATGCACGAAGTAGAGCAGCATATGAGTCTTTTGGAGATGTCATAACATATGACACTACATACTTGACTAATAAATATAAGATGCCATTTGCACCTTTTGTCGGAGTGAATCATCATGGCCAATACATACTTTTTGGGTGTGGATTACTATCAAATGAGAATATCGATACTTTTGTATGGTTGTTCGAAGCATGGTTGAAATGCATGTTAGGAAGAGCTCCTAATGCAATTATAACTGATCAAGATAGAGCTATGCAAGCTGCAATTGCAAGA TTATATAATGAACGGTATCAATGGGTACCAGCATATGTGAAAGATACATTTTGGGTCGGAATGTCTACTACACAGCGAAGTGAGAGTATGAATGCCTTTTTTGATGGTTATGTGGGGCCAAGTACCCTGTTGAAGAAATTTGTTGAAGATTATGATAATGCTTTAATGAGAATGGTTGAGAACGAACGTCTAGCTGATTTTggttcgtttaataaaatgattccACTTATTACTTTCCATTATATTGAGCATCAACTTCAAGTTATTTATACCAATgaaaagttcaaagaagttCAAGAGGAGTTTAGGGGATTCATGATGTGTTTGCCATCTCCACTAAAATGCGATGGTGCGATTTCTACGTATGAAGTTGAGGATTGTATAAGAGTTAATGATGACTTCACAAAACAAGTAAGGTATTGTGTTTACTTTAATGACAAGGAATGTGAGGTGAAATGCACTTGTAGATTGTTTGAATTTAGAGGAATAATGTGTAGACATGCCCTTATTGTTCTAACCTTGATAAAAGGTGTAAAAGAGTTGCCATCTAAATATATTCTTGAACGATGGAAGAAGGGCTTGAAACGAAAATATACCATCGTTAAGAGTAGTTATGACGACTTGAGCGGCAACCGTGAAGCACAAAAATATGAAGATTTGTGCAATGATTTTTCTGAAGCTGCATTGATCGCATCAAAAGACAATGAAACTTATATGACGGTGAAAACTTGTGTACTAAAGTTAAAAGGGGAATTGTTTCACAATGGGTCAAAGGGTGAAAGCATTCTAAGTACTCCACCTTCTCATCACCTTCCAGGTGCATATTCTATTTGTAATGAAGCAATTGATGGGAGGTCTAAAAAATGTAATAAGTTGCGGAATCCTTTAGTTGCAAAAAGTAAAGGGAGGCTACGGTCAACACAAAGGCAGTCTGTTGGAGAAAAG ACTTCCCAAGCAACAAAAGAAGTCGAATTGAATTTAAATGAAGCCATCTTGCCTTCTGTAGCTGCTTCACAACATGATTGTATAATTGGAACTCAAGAAAGTATAGTTACTCAG ACTGAGAGATGGAATGAGCAAAGGGACAATCTAACCTTTTTGATTCCTCT GTTTCATGCTTTGGACTGTTCTGAATTAGTTTATCATTCTGGAGCAGGTTATTTTGTGGGGTTGATGGTTTTTTGGGGTTTATG TAAAAAGGGCCACTTCAGTGACATTAGTGCTGGTTTTGCAATGGTCATTTTGTTGATGCTGGAGATGTTGTAG
- the LOC132175150 gene encoding abscisic acid 8'-hydroxylase CYP707A2-like, with amino-acid sequence MEFASLFKFCFFASIFFIFLFHSLVKFFNSSRRKLPLPPGSLGWPYIGETFQLYSQDPNVFFAEKQKRFGSIFKTHILGCPCVMVSSPEAMKFVLVTKAHLFKPTFPASKERMLGKQAIFFHQGDYHAKLRKLVLRAFLPQAIKNIAPSIESIAKDSLQSMEGRLINTFQEMKTFTFNVALLSIFGKDEVLYREDLKRCYYILEKGYNSMPIKLPGTLFNKSMKARKELAQILAKILSARRQMKLDHNDLLGSFMGDKEGLTDDQIADNIIGVIFAARDTTASVLTWILKYLGENPSVLKAVTEEQEEVMRRKEENGEEKTLTWEDTRKMTITSRVIQETLRVASILSFTFREAVEDVEYEGYLIPKGWKVLPLFRNIHHSPEIFPEPEKFDPSRFEVTPKPNTFVPFGNGTHSCPGNELAKLEILVLLHHLTTKYRWSVIGTQNGIQYGPFALPQNGLPIRLSLKKDAAT; translated from the exons ATGGAATTCGCTTCCCTgttcaagttttgtttttttgcttccattttcttcatctttctcttccattCCCTCGTCAAGTTCTTCAATTCCAGTCGCCGGAAACTGCCCCTCCCGCCGGGCTCCTTGGGTTGGCCTTACATCGGCGAGACCTTTCAACTCTACTCTCAAGACCCAAATGTCTTCTTTGCTGAAAAACAAAAGAG GTTTGGCTCTATCTTCAAGACCCATATATTGGGGTGTCCCTGCGTGATGGTTTCAAGCCCAGAAGCTATGAAATTCGTGTTGGTCACCAAAGCTCATCTCTTCAAGCCCACATTTCCTGCAAGCAAAGAGAGAATGTTGGGCAAACAAGCCATCTTCTTTCACCAAGGAGACTACCATGCCAAACTCAGGAAGCTTGTTCTCCGAGCCTTCCTGCCCCAAGCAATCAAAAATATTGCCCCCAGTATTGAATCCATTGCCAAAGATTCTCTCCAATCAATGGAAGGCCGGTTGATCAACACCTTCCAAGAAATGAAGACA TTTACGTTCAATGTTGCTCTGCTTTCCATATTTGGAAAGGATGAAGTTCTTTACAGAGAGGATTTGAAGCGATGCTACTACATCCTTGAGAAGGGGTACAATTCAATGCCCATTAAACTTCCAGGGACACTCTTCAACAAATCCATGAAAGCAAGGAAGGAGCTTGCTCAAATCTTGGCAAAAATCCTCTCAGCCAGGAGGCAGATGAAACTTGATCACAATGACTTACTTGGGTCATTCATGGGTGACAAAGAAGGCCTCACTGACGACCAGATTGCCGACAACATTATCGGAGTCATATTCGCTGCTCGTGATACCACCGCCAGCGTGCTCACATGGATCCTCAAGTACCTAGGCGAGAACCCCTCTGTTCTTAAGGCAGTCACT GAAGAGCAAGAAGAAGTTAtgaggaggaaagaagagaatgGTGAGGAGAAAACTCTCACTTGGGAAGACACAAGAAAAATGACAATCACTTCAAGGGTGATTCAGGAGACACTTAGAGTTGCttcaattttatcttttactttcaGAGAAGCGGTAGAAGATGTTGAATATGAAG GTTATCTTATACCCAAAGGGTGGAAAGTTTTGCCACTTTTTAGAAATATTCACCATAGCCCAGAGATCTTCCCAGAGCCTGAGAAGTTTGATCCCTCAAGATTTGAG GTTACTCCAAAACCCAATACATTTGTGCCATTTGGCAACGGGACCCACTCATGTCCTGGGAATGAGTTAGCCAAACTGGAAATTTTAGTCCTTCTCCATCATCTGACCACAAAGTACAG GTGGTCTGTGATAGGTACACAGAATGGTATTCAGTATGGCCCCTTTGCTCTTCCCCAGAATGGTTTGCCCATTAGATTATCTCTGAAGAAAGATGCGGCTACATAA